A window from Desulfobulbaceae bacterium encodes these proteins:
- a CDS encoding GAF domain-containing protein, translating to MNLGLPNFTNFIIPLLASVFFIVSIFLYRRHKRQDNILYQRKKISEEALDYKAGLERILNSISLALMDAGSEKQFNRVVNTMLGQVGEYVCVDRLYIFLFSADNKNLTNTHEWCAPGITAKKNNHQKLPPESIPWIISSLNQNDHILLPDAGDLPIEALQEAAMFKRGGNHTMMMVPIRARNALMGFIGFDFLEQPWMDEDINLLQSLSNILGSAIYRIRAENKLLERGETLMKYQARLKSLVIELTLAEERERRKVANDLHDQIGQMLAVVKIKQKKLVGCVDATDSKALSNEIIEMLDQVLADVRSLTFDLSALAVHRDDIDAAIESLGNRLLTGHGINSSFQTTGSPYALPEHIQTILYQVIRELYYNIIKHAHAKNVEVTVSWYPNKIDIMVTDDGVGFDTNQLEHDARAGHFGLFNVQERISSLSGVFHTFSAPGSGTTTEISIPLTKSKNRTESQAELHQPLSKTHNSIKYG from the coding sequence ATGAACCTAGGACTTCCCAACTTCACAAACTTCATCATTCCTTTGCTGGCAAGTGTGTTTTTTATCGTCAGTATCTTTTTATATCGTCGTCATAAAAGACAGGACAACATCCTCTACCAGCGTAAAAAAATCTCTGAAGAGGCTTTGGATTACAAGGCAGGACTCGAGCGAATACTTAACAGCATCTCCCTTGCCCTTATGGACGCCGGCTCAGAAAAGCAGTTCAACAGGGTTGTCAACACCATGCTGGGCCAAGTTGGAGAATACGTCTGTGTAGACCGACTCTACATATTTCTCTTTTCAGCGGACAATAAAAACCTCACTAATACTCATGAATGGTGCGCGCCAGGCATTACAGCTAAAAAGAACAACCACCAGAAACTACCACCAGAATCAATACCCTGGATCATCTCTTCTCTTAATCAGAATGATCATATTCTTCTCCCTGATGCCGGCGATCTGCCAATTGAAGCACTCCAGGAAGCCGCTATGTTTAAGCGCGGAGGTAACCACACAATGATGATGGTGCCAATCCGTGCGCGCAACGCCCTTATGGGCTTTATCGGATTCGACTTTTTAGAGCAGCCCTGGATGGACGAAGATATAAACCTGCTTCAAAGTTTGAGTAATATTTTGGGCTCGGCAATCTACCGGATACGAGCTGAGAATAAACTCCTGGAGCGGGGTGAAACTCTCATGAAGTACCAGGCCCGCCTCAAATCTCTGGTCATTGAGCTTACCCTTGCAGAAGAACGGGAAAGGCGAAAAGTGGCAAACGATCTGCACGATCAGATTGGCCAAATGCTTGCCGTTGTTAAAATCAAACAGAAGAAACTTGTCGGATGTGTGGATGCAACCGATAGCAAGGCACTCTCCAATGAAATTATTGAAATGCTGGATCAGGTGCTTGCAGATGTTCGCTCCCTGACCTTTGACCTCAGTGCCTTGGCAGTTCATCGCGACGATATTGATGCTGCAATTGAAAGTTTAGGCAACAGGCTTCTTACTGGGCACGGCATTAACTCAAGTTTTCAGACAACCGGCTCCCCCTACGCGCTCCCTGAGCATATACAGACCATACTTTACCAGGTGATCAGAGAGCTGTATTATAATATCATTAAGCACGCTCACGCCAAGAATGTTGAAGTAACAGTTTCCTGGTACCCAAACAAAATTGACATTATGGTTACTGACGATGGCGTTGGCTTTGATACGAATCAACTTGAGCATGATGCACGTGCCGGTCATTTCGGTTTATTCAATGTACAGGAGAGAATCAGTTCACTTTCGGGGGTGTTTCATACCTTTTCTGCCCCAGGTTCCGGTACCACTACCGAAATCTCAATACCTTTAACAAAATCTAAAAACAGGACAGAATCGCAGGCAGAATTACATCAACCCTTGAGCAAGACCCACAATTCAATTAAATATGGATAG
- a CDS encoding response regulator transcription factor, translated as MKTQKTKSNIVIADDHTFVRQGLRELLENQADMHVIGEAKNGKEAVELCKQNQVDVVLMDISMNGLNGIDATKLIKADKSETKIVMLSMHAEKNIVKDALKAGANGYLLKNSAFEEIHRAIRVVVAGETYISPQIATLMVSEFLGSKSSKQETIHELTDRERQVLQYIAEGKRTKEISEEIRIGVRTIEKIRSTIMEKLGLYTIAELTKFAISNGITTIDY; from the coding sequence ATGAAAACTCAAAAGACCAAATCAAATATCGTTATTGCAGATGACCATACTTTTGTGCGCCAGGGCCTACGCGAGCTTTTGGAGAACCAGGCAGACATGCATGTCATCGGAGAGGCAAAGAATGGCAAAGAGGCAGTGGAACTCTGCAAACAAAATCAGGTAGATGTTGTGCTGATGGACATCTCAATGAATGGACTCAACGGTATCGATGCAACCAAGTTGATAAAAGCAGATAAATCAGAGACCAAAATTGTCATGCTTTCTATGCATGCCGAAAAAAACATTGTTAAAGATGCGCTCAAAGCAGGAGCGAATGGTTACCTTCTCAAAAACAGCGCCTTTGAAGAAATACATCGGGCGATTCGGGTGGTGGTTGCAGGTGAGACCTACATCTCTCCCCAGATTGCCACCCTCATGGTATCAGAGTTTTTGGGCTCCAAGTCGAGCAAACAGGAAACGATTCATGAACTTACTGACCGAGAACGTCAAGTCCTGCAGTACATTGCGGAAGGTAAACGAACAAAAGAAATTTCCGAAGAAATACGCATTGGTGTTCGTACCATCGAAAAAATACGCAGCACCATCATGGAAAAACTAGGCCTCTACACCATTGCAGAACTGACCAAGTTTGCCATTAGTAACGGCATTACAACTATCGACTACTAA
- a CDS encoding tetratricopeptide repeat protein, producing MSEQEAINETGEEKGADSAPSMDASKPKSRKKGQKNADSSQETQTQKSRATKSQKSNGASQEKIMPSGQPSTMFYMHAVMLFGGRLLTGMLDFYNGLFGLSSDDKKKIYRNVSSHYLRKGLSEKAIASLKEWTRLDRNNPEAHYQLANALAVSGKTKQAIIVLNHVLKLDPAHSGAIYKKCKLHLKRKEYELAITGFEELITENTDNADLFYLLSVAYSRIDQIDKAIASLQKAIELDPEESKYYQHLGFLYERTGNHKEAATCFSRVMELEEADVEDEDELSY from the coding sequence ATGTCTGAACAAGAAGCAATTAACGAAACTGGGGAAGAAAAAGGCGCAGACAGCGCTCCTTCAATGGATGCTAGCAAGCCTAAGTCGCGGAAAAAGGGACAAAAGAACGCCGACAGTTCTCAGGAAACCCAGACCCAAAAAAGCAGGGCAACCAAGAGTCAGAAAAGCAATGGCGCTTCCCAGGAAAAAATCATGCCGAGCGGACAGCCTTCGACCATGTTCTACATGCATGCGGTAATGCTTTTTGGTGGAAGACTGCTCACAGGAATGCTCGATTTCTATAATGGTCTTTTTGGCTTAAGTTCTGACGACAAAAAGAAAATATATCGTAATGTCAGCTCCCACTATCTTAGAAAAGGCTTGTCTGAAAAAGCGATCGCCTCACTGAAAGAGTGGACCAGGCTTGATAGAAACAATCCAGAGGCCCATTATCAATTGGCGAATGCCCTTGCTGTTTCCGGAAAAACCAAACAGGCGATAATCGTGCTTAATCATGTTCTCAAACTCGACCCTGCCCATTCCGGTGCTATTTACAAAAAATGTAAACTGCACCTCAAGCGAAAAGAGTATGAACTGGCCATCACCGGCTTTGAAGAGCTTATCACCGAGAACACCGACAACGCTGATCTTTTCTACCTTCTCAGTGTAGCATATAGCCGCATTGATCAAATTGACAAAGCAATCGCCTCACTGCAGAAGGCTATTGAACTTGACCCTGAAGAAAGTAAATATTATCAGCATCTTGGTTTTCTCTACGAACGTACCGGCAATCACAAAGAGGCAGCCACCTGCTTTTCCAGAGTTATGGAACTCGAAGAAGCAGATGTAGAGGACGAGGACGAGCTTAGCTACTAA
- a CDS encoding LemA family protein, with protein MPPKMRIPDIISQVYSKRYKLKNNHWQNSRSFMDTPLYYPVGRYAPYGRYSALNKIKRALSNHYVLTILCAALIIKTIMAVYFYNILVSSEQNMRASYSNMSALMQRRNDMAANLSKTVLDYSKYEKSVFTSIVGLRTLASTNNGLDKTSIEAITKALPEESAASSSDLTDPSQTAALASGKNMLASLSKLMAVAEQYPDLKLSTNFATLMTALVEVEKDLANQRIKFNAEANVYTTYLHTFPINFFARVFNFEDFPYFEASEEAKSFKLLAY; from the coding sequence ATGCCCCCTAAAATGCGCATTCCGGACATAATTTCCCAAGTTTACAGTAAGCGTTATAAGCTCAAAAATAACCACTGGCAGAACTCACGTTCCTTTATGGACACTCCTTTGTATTATCCGGTGGGTCGATACGCCCCCTACGGCAGATACAGTGCCCTCAACAAAATAAAACGGGCGCTTTCTAATCATTATGTCCTGACCATTCTTTGTGCCGCCCTTATCATCAAGACTATTATGGCCGTTTATTTTTATAATATTCTGGTCAGTTCCGAGCAGAATATGAGAGCCTCTTACAGTAACATGAGTGCACTCATGCAGCGTCGCAACGACATGGCTGCAAATCTTTCTAAAACTGTTCTTGATTACTCCAAATATGAAAAATCTGTCTTCACCTCCATCGTCGGTCTACGAACCCTTGCATCCACTAACAATGGGCTAGATAAAACTTCAATTGAGGCGATAACTAAGGCTTTGCCAGAAGAGAGCGCCGCCTCTTCTTCCGATCTTACCGACCCCAGCCAGACAGCCGCTCTTGCCTCCGGCAAAAATATGCTTGCCTCGCTTTCCAAACTTATGGCAGTTGCTGAACAGTACCCTGACCTCAAACTCTCGACCAACTTCGCAACGTTAATGACGGCCCTTGTTGAGGTTGAAAAGGACTTAGCCAACCAGAGAATAAAATTTAACGCCGAGGCCAACGTCTATACGACGTACCTTCATACCTTTCCGATAAACTTCTTTGCCCGGGTTTTTAATTTTGAAGATTTCCCATATTTTGAAGCATCTGAGGAAGCAAAATCATTTAAGCTTCTGGCGTATTGA
- a CDS encoding cation transporter, with protein MKHNACEKCAASVGTVNIIGNIMMIALKGYMGVIGGSKGLIADAIHSCADLLATIVMIIGMKISGQEKDEQYPYGYGKSEHIVAILIYIFLFFIAGYILYDGIIAIMQNRQVTPCLVSLWGALFSIAINELMFRQSLCAGTQINSPSMIAKAWESRTDVYSSIAVVIGIIGAKLGFHFMDPLAAVVVGLLILKICIEMTKEAMFNLMDKVPEEIDTGELRSRLLERADNILLDVRNIWAREVGGSLEINVEVDVPDCLTINESEEVKLDLKQIIAGMYEQKSHINVLLVPMEQENQ; from the coding sequence ATGAAGCATAATGCTTGTGAAAAATGTGCCGCCTCGGTTGGCACCGTTAATATAATCGGTAACATCATGATGATCGCCCTGAAAGGCTATATGGGTGTTATTGGTGGCAGTAAGGGTCTTATAGCCGATGCAATTCATTCCTGTGCCGATCTTCTGGCTACCATCGTCATGATTATTGGTATGAAAATTTCCGGCCAGGAAAAGGATGAGCAGTATCCCTACGGGTACGGCAAATCAGAGCATATTGTTGCCATTCTTATCTATATTTTTCTCTTTTTCATTGCCGGTTACATTCTCTATGACGGCATTATTGCCATTATGCAGAACAGACAGGTAACGCCCTGTCTGGTGTCTCTCTGGGGCGCCCTTTTTTCAATCGCCATCAACGAGTTAATGTTTCGTCAAAGCCTTTGTGCCGGGACTCAGATCAACAGCCCATCCATGATTGCCAAAGCCTGGGAAAGCCGTACTGATGTCTACTCATCAATCGCTGTTGTTATCGGCATCATTGGCGCCAAACTCGGGTTTCATTTCATGGATCCCCTGGCTGCTGTTGTTGTCGGCCTGCTTATCTTGAAAATATGCATCGAGATGACCAAAGAGGCCATGTTTAATCTGATGGACAAAGTGCCTGAAGAAATTGACACTGGAGAGCTGCGCTCCAGACTGCTTGAAAGGGCAGATAACATCCTGCTTGATGTTCGTAACATCTGGGCCCGTGAAGTTGGCGGCTCCCTTGAGATTAATGTCGAAGTCGACGTGCCGGACTGTCTTACTATTAATGAAAGTGAAGAGGTTAAACTCGATTTAAAGCAGATTATCGCTGGTATGTATGAACAAAAATCCCACATAAACGTTCTGCTTGTACCAATGGAACAGGAAAACCAATGA
- a CDS encoding magnetochrome domain-containing protein — protein MKKVTSEFCMTQFKPAIGALAVLIVVVLVWSTWNLRQHQNRVHHLNLSLSAAVKPPAPNILVNDKMAHPYWGNCNQCHITTNAPAAPITKVFAGPPISIKQPMIHDYWGNCVLCHQVTDGFQPPGANAANGQAAPLKPVAAAAPAIPPIAANAPNPHADMGPCKNCHTILGGNTPAGGATPAAFNRISATTLGLRVQAVNAAQMHKLGLINEDGILILAVAPGSIAYQAGIKKGDELIRINKIRLETMADFQTALNQAKPGHSLKVNFYRGKKGRNTFFAIPENLPLNLNVAAVTAPMTQNQIETQAEILGVPKTLEAVQQAQQQAQQQTQQQTPQQVQPVAMPMPGIVAVAANGPNLNSPVHHQFGSAPYFILYDQAQNAYQSIGNPNFNDGNGRALQTAQFLADKGVKNVIVGNVSTDGFTALKNLHMNVYTGATGTASTILNVYNQGQLVPKVFMQQQQVHTPRAAIQSPTAAAPIQQAFF, from the coding sequence ATGAAAAAAGTTACTTCCGAATTCTGTATGACCCAGTTTAAGCCGGCAATCGGTGCTCTAGCCGTACTCATTGTAGTAGTCTTAGTTTGGTCAACCTGGAATTTACGACAACATCAAAATCGAGTGCATCATCTCAATTTAAGCTTAAGTGCCGCCGTCAAACCGCCTGCACCGAATATACTGGTCAATGACAAAATGGCCCATCCCTACTGGGGCAACTGCAATCAATGTCATATAACCACCAACGCTCCTGCTGCACCAATTACCAAGGTATTTGCTGGCCCGCCAATTTCCATTAAACAACCCATGATCCACGATTACTGGGGCAACTGTGTTCTTTGTCACCAGGTCACTGATGGCTTCCAGCCTCCGGGAGCAAATGCAGCAAACGGACAAGCTGCTCCACTCAAACCCGTAGCCGCAGCCGCTCCGGCCATCCCTCCCATCGCAGCCAATGCACCAAACCCACACGCTGATATGGGCCCATGTAAAAACTGTCATACGATCCTCGGAGGTAATACCCCGGCAGGTGGTGCTACCCCAGCCGCATTTAACCGAATATCAGCAACAACCCTGGGTCTGAGGGTACAAGCTGTAAACGCTGCACAAATGCACAAGCTTGGCCTGATTAACGAAGACGGTATCCTGATTTTGGCCGTTGCTCCTGGCTCCATTGCCTATCAGGCCGGCATCAAAAAAGGTGACGAACTTATTCGCATTAATAAAATTCGCCTGGAAACTATGGCTGACTTTCAGACAGCTCTCAACCAGGCAAAACCCGGCCACTCACTTAAAGTCAATTTTTACCGAGGTAAAAAAGGACGAAATACCTTTTTTGCAATTCCAGAAAACCTGCCTCTAAATCTCAATGTTGCCGCCGTTACAGCACCAATGACCCAAAATCAGATAGAAACTCAGGCAGAAATACTTGGGGTGCCTAAAACCTTGGAAGCTGTTCAGCAAGCGCAACAACAGGCCCAACAACAAACTCAGCAACAGACCCCACAACAAGTTCAACCTGTTGCCATGCCTATGCCTGGTATTGTCGCGGTTGCTGCAAACGGTCCAAACTTAAACAGTCCAGTGCATCATCAATTTGGTTCTGCGCCTTATTTTATACTCTATGATCAGGCTCAAAACGCCTACCAGAGCATAGGTAATCCTAATTTTAACGATGGTAACGGCCGAGCTTTACAAACTGCCCAGTTTCTTGCCGATAAGGGTGTGAAAAACGTCATCGTCGGTAATGTTTCGACTGACGGATTCACCGCACTTAAAAATCTGCATATGAACGTCTACACCGGAGCAACCGGAACAGCGAGTACAATTTTGAATGTGTACAATCAAGGGCAACTTGTACCCAAGGTATTTATGCAACAGCAACAAGTGCATACTCCAAGGGCAGCCATACAGTCGCCTACAGCTGCCGCGCCAATCCAACAGGCTTTTTTCTAG
- a CDS encoding PDZ domain-containing protein: MNLSYLRSRNLDLWVAPLLVLSFAVLLAMMYGWVGTASSVGGETAERPEIQQPQGRWVAAQGPIGTQPATPPAPLPGYPIGIGDGANGQMQLIGTPQPLPGYPVGIGQGANGQMQLIGTPQALPGYPVGIGQGLNGQMQLIGTPNDPALQAHHLPAPAGMGIGNGANGQMQLIKTPQYSLGIGNPGDNNLQLINRQLPVYIGARLSDVPDVMARSMGIATQSGLLIEDIAPRSPADKAGLSKGDVLLSFDRQKIIGLDPFINQLITKAPGDKVKVIYFRNGRQKSSHLSLVAPPGLVPAAAVAQGVTPPSQPWFGADVQNIDMVIQQQFKLKDRKGVIISHVRQQSPAAAAGLVTGDVITRFNGSKVKDTSSLQKLIGKTSAGQTVALQITRETQTGDISMVLGDINSAPKVSPAKLPPAEMAIEGTWIGMDVSPLDPKDAADFGFPAGTSGILVNDVESPPASTVGFTTGDLITAINGTPTPTMKQFVASSKLQTGAVVDVMRGSTHIFITVPPPGVSQQGTPIVDTTGPQSQQVAFTQQTTGRLAILSAGPTLGSIIVGDRMTTAYIIIVDLSDNSFSSVNMATVEQLSETLKKHQVIALIGNDISGKNATKCKASGIQVFTGVVGASGDAIQLYRSNSLVALK; the protein is encoded by the coding sequence ATGAACCTTTCCTATTTACGATCACGTAATCTTGACCTCTGGGTAGCTCCGCTGCTGGTGCTGTCCTTTGCTGTCCTGCTTGCCATGATGTATGGCTGGGTGGGCACAGCAAGCAGTGTGGGCGGTGAAACTGCTGAAAGGCCAGAAATACAGCAGCCTCAAGGTCGTTGGGTGGCTGCTCAGGGGCCAATAGGTACCCAGCCAGCAACACCTCCAGCCCCCCTGCCAGGCTACCCAATCGGTATCGGAGATGGTGCTAATGGTCAAATGCAACTGATTGGAACGCCACAGCCTCTTCCTGGTTATCCGGTTGGCATTGGCCAAGGTGCCAACGGCCAGATGCAGCTGATCGGTACACCACAAGCTCTGCCCGGGTATCCTGTTGGAATTGGACAGGGACTCAACGGCCAGATGCAGCTGATTGGCACACCAAATGATCCAGCACTTCAGGCACATCACTTGCCAGCCCCTGCTGGTATGGGAATCGGCAATGGTGCTAACGGTCAAATGCAGCTCATTAAAACACCCCAATACTCCCTCGGCATTGGCAACCCTGGTGACAACAACCTGCAGTTGATCAACCGACAACTACCTGTCTATATCGGTGCTCGGCTTAGTGACGTTCCAGACGTAATGGCTCGCTCCATGGGAATTGCAACCCAATCCGGACTGCTCATTGAAGATATTGCACCACGCTCACCTGCCGACAAAGCAGGCTTGAGTAAAGGCGATGTCCTGCTCTCTTTTGATCGCCAAAAAATTATCGGTCTTGATCCGTTCATTAATCAACTTATTACCAAGGCTCCCGGTGACAAGGTTAAAGTTATTTATTTTCGCAATGGTCGCCAAAAATCTTCGCATTTAAGTTTAGTCGCTCCCCCAGGGCTCGTCCCTGCCGCTGCTGTGGCCCAAGGCGTAACCCCGCCTTCCCAGCCCTGGTTTGGAGCCGATGTCCAAAACATCGATATGGTCATTCAGCAGCAGTTTAAGCTTAAAGACAGAAAAGGCGTGATCATCAGTCACGTCAGACAGCAATCCCCTGCCGCTGCAGCCGGTCTGGTTACAGGAGATGTAATTACCAGATTTAACGGCAGCAAAGTCAAAGATACCAGCAGTTTACAAAAACTCATTGGCAAAACCAGTGCAGGCCAAACTGTGGCATTGCAAATTACCAGAGAAACCCAGACGGGAGATATCTCTATGGTTCTTGGTGATATCAATAGCGCCCCAAAGGTATCACCAGCCAAACTGCCTCCAGCTGAAATGGCAATTGAAGGCACCTGGATCGGTATGGATGTGTCGCCTCTTGATCCTAAAGATGCCGCCGATTTCGGCTTCCCGGCTGGCACTAGCGGCATACTCGTTAATGACGTTGAAAGCCCGCCTGCATCAACTGTTGGTTTTACGACAGGCGATCTCATTACCGCCATAAATGGCACCCCGACCCCGACAATGAAACAGTTTGTTGCTTCCAGTAAACTACAGACTGGAGCTGTTGTTGATGTTATGCGTGGCAGCACCCACATATTCATCACCGTACCGCCGCCTGGTGTGTCCCAGCAAGGAACGCCAATTGTTGACACAACAGGCCCACAATCCCAACAAGTTGCTTTTACTCAGCAAACCACAGGCAGACTTGCTATTCTTTCGGCTGGACCGACCTTGGGCTCAATTATTGTTGGAGATAGAATGACGACCGCCTACATAATTATAGTTGATCTGTCGGATAACTCCTTCAGCTCTGTAAACATGGCGACTGTCGAACAGCTTTCTGAAACATTAAAGAAACATCAGGTTATTGCCCTGATTGGCAACGATATCTCAGGTAAAAACGCGACTAAATGTAAAGCTTCTGGAATACAGGTTTTCACTGGTGTTGTTGGAGCCTCAGGAGACGCAATCCAGCTCTACAGATCAAACAGTTTAGTGGCTTTAAAATAA
- a CDS encoding TSUP family transporter, giving the protein MIAVLLIAFLCPTQAYAVTGMENQALIGLQEDIHQAISLVKQSVVSIRAQKRAKTGKQAGLWFESIGSGFIIDSDGHILTNYHVVNDAETIDVSIWPIKGERFAATIVHSDHALDLALLKITTTKALQPALLANSDQLELGDYVLSIGSPFGFDHTVTLGTVSAVNRDLLIEGRTYSNMIQTDAVINEGNSGGPLIDINGKVVGVGTAIYAPDGTYTGLGFAIPINRAKHFFTRITGALTVALTQPAAPANKLPIDINKRRPGDAIHLKITDCTQCHIITTKSVVSTQLALPHPMVGACNNCHIMEAHPPAGKPVTVAQTRPLPLEHPQTVNFNEKFWNHYLPKTILLVLASTILFSMLGVGGGFIYVPILLACGLDFYTASTTSLLMLSAASVSALMIFIRSGLVDWKLIAILEIPTMLGAFTGGMYAYFFNVSLLYVLFAICLFAASFFMIQDEDWLSRQKKSFNFSPYRIMGDKANYVYEIDLALSVPITFAVGFLGGIMGLAGGWLKVPMMVVLFGVPMKVAIACSAIMVPITGISGFMGHQTLGHFEPKVALVLCLVAVIGAQIGSRISIQSKANLLRVLFAGVLSLVGIWMLIRIFFFSQ; this is encoded by the coding sequence ATGATTGCTGTATTACTGATTGCCTTTCTCTGTCCTACACAGGCATATGCAGTAACTGGCATGGAGAATCAGGCGCTGATTGGGCTTCAGGAAGACATTCACCAGGCTATTTCGCTGGTAAAACAGTCGGTTGTCAGCATCAGGGCTCAGAAAAGGGCAAAAACAGGGAAACAGGCAGGTTTATGGTTTGAGAGTATCGGTTCCGGCTTTATCATTGATAGCGACGGTCATATCCTAACTAATTATCACGTTGTTAACGATGCTGAAACCATTGATGTAAGTATCTGGCCTATCAAGGGAGAACGTTTTGCCGCTACAATCGTTCATAGTGACCATGCCCTTGATTTGGCCCTGCTTAAAATTACAACAACCAAGGCTTTGCAACCTGCACTACTGGCAAATTCTGACCAGCTTGAACTTGGTGATTATGTACTTAGCATAGGCAGCCCTTTTGGTTTTGATCACACAGTAACACTTGGGACGGTTTCGGCAGTTAATCGGGATCTGCTCATCGAAGGAAGAACGTACTCAAATATGATTCAGACTGACGCAGTTATAAATGAGGGGAACTCTGGTGGTCCGCTGATTGACATCAACGGTAAGGTCGTTGGTGTGGGCACAGCCATATATGCCCCCGATGGGACCTATACAGGTCTTGGCTTTGCTATACCTATTAATCGGGCTAAGCATTTCTTTACCCGAATAACCGGGGCGCTGACTGTGGCCCTTACCCAACCAGCTGCCCCAGCAAACAAACTGCCAATTGATATCAACAAGAGACGGCCTGGTGATGCAATTCACCTGAAAATCACTGATTGTACCCAGTGCCATATAATCACAACCAAGAGTGTGGTCAGTACCCAGCTTGCTCTGCCGCATCCTATGGTTGGTGCCTGCAACAACTGTCACATCATGGAGGCCCATCCACCAGCCGGAAAACCAGTGACCGTTGCCCAGACTCGGCCATTACCTCTAGAACATCCCCAGACCGTAAATTTTAATGAGAAATTCTGGAACCATTACCTTCCTAAAACGATACTGCTTGTTCTTGCCTCGACAATACTCTTTTCAATGCTTGGTGTTGGCGGCGGTTTTATTTATGTTCCAATTTTACTGGCCTGCGGCCTTGATTTTTACACGGCTTCAACCACAAGCCTGCTCATGCTTTCTGCCGCATCTGTTTCGGCCCTCATGATATTTATTCGTTCCGGCCTGGTAGACTGGAAACTGATTGCCATTCTGGAAATCCCCACTATGCTCGGGGCCTTTACCGGTGGGATGTATGCTTACTTTTTCAATGTTTCCTTGCTGTATGTTTTATTTGCTATCTGCCTTTTTGCCGCGAGTTTTTTTATGATCCAGGATGAGGATTGGCTTTCCCGGCAGAAAAAAAGTTTCAATTTCAGCCCATACCGAATCATGGGCGATAAAGCAAACTATGTTTACGAAATTGATCTGGCCCTTTCTGTTCCGATTACTTTTGCGGTAGGTTTTCTTGGCGGAATAATGGGACTGGCTGGCGGCTGGCTCAAAGTGCCAATGATGGTTGTTTTATTCGGTGTTCCCATGAAGGTCGCTATAGCCTGCTCAGCGATAATGGTGCCAATAACCGGAATTTCAGGCTTTATGGGACATCAAACTCTTGGCCACTTTGAACCAAAAGTAGCTTTGGTTCTCTGTCTTGTTGCCGTAATAGGTGCTCAGATTGGCTCAAGAATTTCTATCCAGAGCAAAGCGAATCTCCTTCGTGTTCTGTTTGCAGGAGTTTTAAGCTTGGTTGGCATCTGGATGCTAATCAGGATTTTCTTCTTTAGCCAATGA
- a CDS encoding trypsin-like peptidase domain-containing protein, translating into MIDKKNLITKVPWLIIIALAIIIFIVVLENIGPVGNSQLANPVAWQPMPPQFHTVQPAQIPQAGQVQAQGTQPSTAMQVQEGISQAIAMVRPSVVAILTPENANTPPDNTGIAFIQPYTKNGKAQGSGVIISPQGHILTTFQAVGQATEVTVQLFSRGKRRHIADVVSVDAATDLALLKIRATESFPAAMLGNSDFIETGDMVLAIGSPYGFSRSATLGIISSSRRHLNINGINYPDLIQTDAAINDGENGGPLVNVKGEIIGINMAYYIPGNHFSGIGFAIPINDARRVFNM; encoded by the coding sequence ATGATTGATAAAAAAAATCTAATTACCAAAGTGCCCTGGCTTATAATTATTGCATTGGCAATTATTATATTCATAGTGGTGCTTGAAAATATTGGCCCGGTGGGTAACAGTCAGCTGGCTAATCCTGTAGCCTGGCAGCCAATGCCGCCTCAGTTCCATACTGTTCAGCCTGCACAGATACCGCAAGCAGGACAAGTACAGGCGCAGGGAACGCAACCCAGTACAGCGATGCAGGTTCAGGAAGGGATCAGTCAGGCTATTGCCATGGTACGACCCTCTGTTGTTGCTATATTGACACCTGAAAATGCCAACACACCACCTGATAACACGGGTATTGCCTTTATTCAGCCATATACCAAAAATGGCAAGGCCCAGGGTTCTGGGGTAATTATTTCTCCCCAGGGCCATATTCTTACTACATTTCAGGCTGTCGGTCAGGCTACTGAAGTTACGGTACAGCTATTTTCACGAGGGAAGAGAAGGCACATCGCCGATGTTGTCTCTGTTGACGCGGCAACCGACCTGGCACTTTTGAAAATTCGCGCCACAGAATCATTTCCAGCCGCGATGTTGGGTAACTCAGACTTTATCGAAACCGGCGACATGGTTCTAGCCATTGGCAGCCCTTATGGTTTTTCCAGAAGTGCAACTCTTGGAATTATCAGTTCCAGCCGCAGACATCTTAATATCAACGGCATTAATTACCCGGATCTGATTCAAACCGACGCAGCTATTAATGATGGTGAAAATGGTGGTCCTTTGGTAAATGTTAAAGGGGAGATAATCGGCATAAATATGGCCTATTATATTCCAGGGAACCATTTCAGCGGAATTGGTTTTGCCATCCCCATTAATGATGCTAGACGTGTTTTTAATATGTGA